A genomic segment from Nicotiana sylvestris chromosome 1, ASM39365v2, whole genome shotgun sequence encodes:
- the LOC138871694 gene encoding uncharacterized protein, translating into MRNIQGLEAHKSVSFNDLCMFPHVHLPPGFKTHKFDKYDGHGDPVAHLKRYCNQLRGAGGKEELLMAYFEESLIGIASEWFIDQDISHWHYNIDIVPDCSSLVNIKKKPTESFREYAIKWREQTARVKRPMKEAEMIDYFLQAQDPDYLHYMLAAIGKPFAKAIKIGEIVENGMKSGKIVSQAALKATTQAIQRGSGSFGNRIKKEEGSMMASGFGGVHRGIVPSYVQFQQGQSNSHHHYYPPQGPQYSVPSQQYTMFNAQAYARPPNHQQWRAPIPKGSRQLWPNY; encoded by the exons ATGAGAAACATACAGGGTTTGGAAGCCCACAAGAGTGTTTCTTTTAACGATCtatgtatgtttccccatgttcATCTGCCACCCGGCTTCAAGACCCACAAGTTTGACAAGTATGATGGTCACGGTGATCCTGTGGCCCACTTGAAGAGATATTGTAACCAATTGAGGGGAGCAGGAGGCAAAGAAGAATTACTCATGGCTTATTTTGAGGAAAGTTTGATAGGAATTGCTTCAGAGTGGTTCATAGATCAAGACATCTCTCACTGGCAC TACAATATTGATATAGTGCCAGACTGCTCCTCTCTTGTCAACATAAAGAAGAAACCaacagaaagcttcagagaatatgcaatCAAGTGGAGAGAGCAGACTGCTAGGGTCAAACGACCAATGAAAGAGGCAGAAATGATTGACTACTTTCTCCAAGCTCAGGATCCTGATTACCTCCATTATATGTTAGCCGCCATTGGTAAACCTTTTGCTAAGGCGATTAAGATTGGGGAAATAGTTGAGAATGGCATGAAGTCGGGCAAAATTGTGAGTCAAGCAGCCCTTAAGGCGACCACGCAAGCAATTCAAAGAGGGTCAGGCAGTTTCGGAAATCGGATAAAGAAAGAGGAAGGATCCATGATGGCATCTGGATTTGGGGGAGTTCATAGAGGAATAGTTCCTTCTTACGTGCAATTCCAACAAGGACAATCAAATTCTCATCATCATTATTATCCGCCTCAGGGTCCCCAATACTCAGTTCCCTCGCAACAATACACAATGTTTAATGCTCAGGCTTATGCTAGGCCTCCTAATCACCAACAATGGCGAGCACCGATTCCAAAAGGCTCTCGTCAGCTCTGGCCAAATTATTAG